The Hydrogenophaga crocea genome contains a region encoding:
- a CDS encoding TRAP transporter large permease subunit, with product MTITIFLVALLGAMALGVPIAFSLLVSGVALMWHLNMFDPQILAQNVIEGANSFPLLAVPFFMLAGEIMNAGGLSRRIVNLAITLVGHVRGGLGYVGIMAAVMMAALSGSAVADAAALSALLLPMMKRAGYNPARSAGLLSAASILAPIIPPSIGFVIFGVAANVSISRLFMAGIAPGIMLGAALWLTWWWLVRHDKIEATPRASLAEVRAALKDALLALGLPVIVVVGLKFGVFTPTEAAVVAAVYALIISLFVYRELKIPQLGEVFLSAAQTTAVVMFLVAAAMVSAWMITVANLPGELIALLQPLLDSPTLLLIAIMVITMLVGTAMDMTPTILILTPVFMPLVKAAGIDPVYFGVLFMINNAIGLITPPVGTVLSTVAGVGKVSMDAVTKGVWPFMAVQFALMFLFVLFPSLITVPARWFYG from the coding sequence GCACTGCTCGGGGCCATGGCCCTGGGCGTGCCCATCGCGTTCTCGCTGCTGGTCTCGGGCGTGGCCCTGATGTGGCACCTGAACATGTTCGATCCGCAGATCCTGGCGCAGAACGTGATCGAGGGCGCCAACAGCTTCCCGCTGCTGGCCGTGCCCTTCTTCATGCTCGCGGGCGAGATCATGAACGCGGGCGGCCTGTCGCGGCGCATCGTGAACCTGGCCATCACGCTCGTGGGCCACGTGCGCGGCGGCCTGGGCTACGTGGGCATCATGGCCGCGGTGATGATGGCCGCGCTCTCGGGCTCGGCCGTGGCCGACGCGGCCGCGCTGTCGGCGCTGCTGCTGCCCATGATGAAGCGCGCCGGCTACAACCCCGCGCGCTCGGCCGGCCTGCTGTCGGCGGCGTCCATCCTCGCGCCCATCATTCCGCCCAGCATCGGCTTCGTGATCTTCGGCGTCGCGGCCAACGTGTCGATCTCGCGCCTGTTCATGGCCGGCATCGCGCCGGGCATCATGCTGGGCGCGGCGCTGTGGCTCACCTGGTGGTGGCTGGTGCGCCACGACAAGATCGAGGCCACGCCGCGCGCCAGCCTGGCCGAGGTGCGCGCCGCGCTCAAGGACGCGCTGCTGGCGCTGGGCCTGCCGGTGATCGTGGTGGTGGGGCTGAAGTTCGGCGTGTTCACGCCCACCGAGGCCGCCGTGGTGGCCGCCGTGTACGCGCTGATCATTTCGCTGTTCGTCTACCGCGAGCTCAAGATTCCGCAACTGGGCGAGGTCTTCCTCAGCGCGGCGCAGACCACCGCGGTCGTGATGTTCCTGGTGGCTGCCGCCATGGTCTCGGCCTGGATGATCACCGTGGCCAACCTGCCCGGCGAGCTCATCGCGCTGCTGCAGCCGCTGCTCGACAGCCCCACGCTGCTGCTGATCGCGATCATGGTCATCACCATGCTGGTGGGCACGGCCATGGACATGACGCCCACCATCCTGATCCTCACGCCGGTGTTCATGCCGCTGGTGAAGGCGGCGGGCATCGATCCGGTGTACTTCGGCGTGCTGTTCATGATCAACAACGCCATCGGCCTCATCACCCCGCCCGTGGGCACGGTGCTCAGCACCGTGGCCGGCGTGGGCAAGGTGAGCATGGACGCGGTCACCAAGGGTGTTTGGCCCTTCATGGCGGTGCAGTTCGCGCTCATGTTCCTGTTCGTGCTGTTCCCCTCGCTCATCACCGTGCCCGCCCGCTGGTTCTACGGCTGA